In one Lolium rigidum isolate FL_2022 chromosome 3, APGP_CSIRO_Lrig_0.1, whole genome shotgun sequence genomic region, the following are encoded:
- the LOC124698119 gene encoding sex determination protein tasselseed-2, which yields MHKRLDGKVAIVTGGARGIGEAIVRLFVKHGAKVVIADIDEAAGEALAASLGPHSVAFVRCDVSVEEDVERAVDRAVSRHGRLDVFCNNAGILGRQTRAAKSILSFDAAEFDRVLRVNALGTALGLKHAGRAMVPRRQGSIVSVASVAGVLGGLGPHAYTASKHAIVGLTKNAACELGAHGVRVNCVSPFGVATPMLINAWRQGHDADAADDMEEVVRGLATLKGSTLRPRDIAEAVLFLASDDSRYVSGHNLVVDGGVTTSRNMIGL from the exons ATGCACAAGAG GCTGGACGGCAAGGTGGCCATCGTgaccggcggcgcgcggggcaTCGGGGAGGCGATCGTGCGGCTGTTCGTGAAGCACGGCGCCAAGGTGGTGATCGCGGACATCGACGAGGCCGCCGGCGAGGCGCTGGCGGCGTCTCTGGGCCCGCACAGCGTGGCCTTCGTGCGGTGCGACGTGTCGGTGGAGGAGGACGTGGAGCGCGCCGTGGACCGCGCCGTGTCCCGGCACGGTCGCCTCGACGTGTTCTGCAACAACGCCGGGATCCTGGGCCGGCAGACGCGCGCCGCCAAGAGCATCCTGTCCTTCGACGCCGCCGAGTTCGACCGGGTGCTCCGCGTCAACGCGCTGGGCACGGCGCTCGGGCTGAAGCACGCCGGCCGGGCCATGGTCCCGCGCCGCCAGGGCAGCATCGTCTCCGTGGCGAGCGTCGCCGGCGTGCTCGGCGGGCTGGGACCGCACGCGTACACGGCGTCCAAGCACGCCATCGTGGGGCTGACCAAGAACGCGGCGTGCGAGCTGGGCGCGCACGGCGTGCGCGTCAACTGCGTGTCCCCCTTCGGGGTGGCCACCCCGATGCTCATCAACGCGTGGCGCCAGGGCCACGACGCggacgccgccgacgac atggaggaggtggTCCGCGGCCTCGCCACGCTCAAGGGGTCCACGCTCAGGCCCAGGGACATCGCCGAGGCCGTGCTCTTCCTCGCCAGCGACGACTCCAGATACGTCTCCGGACACaacctcgtcgtcgacggcggcgtCACCACCTCCAGGAACATGATCGGGCTGTGA
- the LOC124698120 gene encoding U2 small nuclear ribonucleoprotein B''-like isoform X1, giving the protein MLSGDVPPNQTIYIRNLEEKIKKEELKRSLYALCSQYGKILDIVALKTPKLRGQAWVAFSEITSATNAFRGLRDFDFYGKSMVVQYAKTKSDVFAKADGSYAPKEKRKKQEEKAAEKKRRTEDAQQPGPNAPVAPSNGTGDQSSRSAKPPQEPPNNILFIQNCPDQTSSMMLEVLFQQYPGFREVRMIEARPGIAFVEFDDENQSMVAMQALQGFRMSPENPIAISYAKK; this is encoded by the exons atGCTGTCCGGCGACGTTCCCCCGAACCAGACCATATACATCAGGAACCTCGAGGAGAAGATCAAGAAAGAAG AGTTGAAGAGGTCACTCTATGCCTTGTGCTCGCAGTATGGGAAGATACTGGATATCGTGGCCTTAAAGACTCCCAAGCTGAGGGGGCAAGCGTGGGTGGCATTCAGCGAAATCACATCTGCGACCAATGCTTTCCGCGGCCTGCGGGATTTTGATTTTTACGGCAAAAGCATG GTAGTACAATATGCAAAAACAAAATCTGATGTTTTTGCAAAAGCCGATGGTTCTTATGCCCCTAAAGAGAAAAGGAAGAAGCAAGAGGAGAAAG CAGCTGAGAAAAAACGACGAACTGAAGATGCGCAACAACCTGGTCCTAACGCTCCTGTTGCACCAAGCAATGGAACT GGTGATCAATCTTCTCGTTCTGCCAAGCCTCCCCAAGAGCCACCAAACAATATCCTCTTCATCCAGAACTGTCCTGACCAGACGTCGAGCATGATGCTGGAGGTCCTGTTCCAGCAGTACCCTGGTTTCCGGGAGGTTCGGATGATCGAGGCCAGGCCAGGCATTGCTTTTGTGGAGTTTGATGACGAGAACCAGTCCATGGTTGCGATGCAAGCACTCCAGGGGTTCAGGATGAGCCCAGAGAACCCAATTGCTATATCATACGCCAAAAAATGA
- the LOC124698120 gene encoding U2 small nuclear ribonucleoprotein B''-like isoform X2, giving the protein MLSGDVPPNQTIYIRNLEEKIKKEELKRSLYALCSQYGKILDIVALKTPKLRGQAWVAFSEITSATNAFRGLRDFDFYGKSMVVQYAKTKSDVFAKADGSYAPKEKRKKQEEKAEKKRRTEDAQQPGPNAPVAPSNGTGDQSSRSAKPPQEPPNNILFIQNCPDQTSSMMLEVLFQQYPGFREVRMIEARPGIAFVEFDDENQSMVAMQALQGFRMSPENPIAISYAKK; this is encoded by the exons atGCTGTCCGGCGACGTTCCCCCGAACCAGACCATATACATCAGGAACCTCGAGGAGAAGATCAAGAAAGAAG AGTTGAAGAGGTCACTCTATGCCTTGTGCTCGCAGTATGGGAAGATACTGGATATCGTGGCCTTAAAGACTCCCAAGCTGAGGGGGCAAGCGTGGGTGGCATTCAGCGAAATCACATCTGCGACCAATGCTTTCCGCGGCCTGCGGGATTTTGATTTTTACGGCAAAAGCATG GTAGTACAATATGCAAAAACAAAATCTGATGTTTTTGCAAAAGCCGATGGTTCTTATGCCCCTAAAGAGAAAAGGAAGAAGCAAGAGGAGAAAG CTGAGAAAAAACGACGAACTGAAGATGCGCAACAACCTGGTCCTAACGCTCCTGTTGCACCAAGCAATGGAACT GGTGATCAATCTTCTCGTTCTGCCAAGCCTCCCCAAGAGCCACCAAACAATATCCTCTTCATCCAGAACTGTCCTGACCAGACGTCGAGCATGATGCTGGAGGTCCTGTTCCAGCAGTACCCTGGTTTCCGGGAGGTTCGGATGATCGAGGCCAGGCCAGGCATTGCTTTTGTGGAGTTTGATGACGAGAACCAGTCCATGGTTGCGATGCAAGCACTCCAGGGGTTCAGGATGAGCCCAGAGAACCCAATTGCTATATCATACGCCAAAAAATGA
- the LOC124698121 gene encoding protein SCAR2-like — protein MNSIKQCHGPPRLFMLDKYDIGGEGTCLKRYSDPAFFKTDSACARMLQEGIRTERRPIRTMEIRPNLQNAEIFRPPDGANDDSKFKSNLSSEVLDEAPTRRQRLKYRQLNGSLFRSFRPLMQDLYEKASPEEKTFSMDQSETQVSFSDSPDTNAEERDIMVDTSSSIGEGKDSNFTTFHKIRTSSEETPSSCSEDRSAGSSKGYNSETDVYVDALTTMGSELETDSEHKDHGQRTFTSASSGKMRSDAHGAAVSRSSTFIKEEDSPMPYSSDVGSEDEDVADHYDKDVSVNVPHAKPVAGEHERTSSLEELFEQEKPVSCEHERTHSLEELLAGDVLVSEPDIRELATEFNANSIIGDATPDGTVDTTKKAKANNISSITFKKMASKRCVEGMELFASKVGILPRKVSKRHDPFSDSLRNMAKELLELKCDGTQDTDLYDYEANSEVFDVRCREMPHSPVEIKGGSFRQSISSDSHQDDVGSTELQPEESDLDVPPTESPQDSVPDEDVFQQTHVHLTGITSPSAQEKEGCAGAALDDDSCFGMLDHAPELIQEQTEDIHAEVLSENASNMSEELKEACICEENVNEEDAKECSESDEYASDDETEEYIGEDMVPSPVSSKQSDDPLQVTPFTPTDADDAIASEDGGDVIVSEGTDNYIPETEHITLLETITETELPQDVPESAISSEVAVPDNVQCYLHPETSFAPDTVLSCREVVGQNEKLQLCSSSSMTAGPDLTINTEQIHELNQEPPNACNTEYFADRMAPDSRHVPLPNISSFDWMLSGAMRQSLDVFPAQTSHGILQENRSSEDTEHAPPLPPLPPMQWRATKLQTGSTSLFAKLGKPPRPPVKHKESDSNSAGVETHEEPGKLKEKSLHNSFTSQKEMAQPEVSDEILTNPFLDRDSQEGHLQEGCQESDVRSFNLFSAPEVKSVTDVASVEGDSLNALQLPELIVIPEEAWSELAVDIEPIMQQEKARTQELRDGVSDCDGMQTTVLPIEKTNVEHERSDQKKKELPAGDSNTIADSEENKPNVLSCKDDIQTPDLSAQQEDGEHGSSDDKAREFSSALEQELAKLPSDPVPEPPKYPLLQVISHDRSMLRKAPTLVQPPRKLSDEKNTMLEQIKNKSINLKPVVAKRPNVMGGPRTNLQVAAILERANAIRQAVADDDDEDSWSE, from the exons ATGAATTCCATCAAGCAATGCCATGGGCCTCCAAGATTGTTCATGCTTGACAA GTATGATATCGGCGGCGAGGGAACATGCTTGAAGAGATACTCAGACCCAGCCTTCTTCAAGACGGATTCCGCATGTGCTAGGATGCTGCAGGAAGGAATTAGAACAGAAAGAAGACCAATTAGAACCATG GAAATCAGGCCTAACCTGCAGAATGCTGAGATTTTCAGACCTCCCGATGGAGCCAATGATGACTCCAA ATTCAAGTCCAATTTATCCAGCGAAGTTTTAGATGAGGCCCCGACAAGGCGGCAACGACTGAAGTACCGACAACTAAACGGGTCTCTGTTCCGAAGCTTCAGACCGCTGATGCAGGATCTTTATGAAAAGGCTTCACCAGAGGAGAAAACCTTCTCCATGGATCAATCAGAGACGCAGGTATCTTTCAGCGACTCGCCTGATACAAACGCTGAAGAGAGAGACATCATGGTGGACACCTCCAGCAGCATTGGAGAAGGAAAGGATAGCAACTTCACTACATTTCACAAGATCAGGACAAGTTCCGAAGAAACACCGTCAAGTTGTTCTGAAGACCGGTCAGCAGGAAGCAGCAAGGGGTACAACTCTGAAACTGACGTCTATGTAGATGCACTCACCACAATGGGATCTGAACTGGAGACAGACTCTGAGCACAAGGACCATGGACAACGCACCTTTACATCGGCATCGTCAGGCAAGATGCGGTCTGATGCTCACGGTGCTGCGGTCTCCAGGTCCAGTACCTTCATTAAGGAGGAGGACTCGCCGATGCCTTACTCTTCAGATGTTGGCTCAGAAGATGAAGATGTGGCTGATCACTATGACAAAGATGTCTCTGTCAACGTACCGCATGCCAAACCTGTTGCTGGTGAACATGAGAGGACTAGCTCGTTGGAGGAATTGTTTGAACAGGAAAAGCCGGTTTCTTGCGAGCACGAGAGGACACATTCCTTGGAGGAATTGCTCGCCGGGGATGTCCTTGTTTCAGAGCCTGACATAAGAGAATTAGCTACCGAGTTCAATGCTAATAGTATAATCGGTGATGCTACACCCGATGGTACAGTTGACACTACTAAAAAGGCCAAGGCGAACAACATTTCATCTATTACCTTCAAGAAAATGGCGAGCAAGAGGTGCGTCGAAGGCATGGAGCTGTTTGCTTCAAAAGTTGGCATTTTGCCCAGGAAAGTCTCCAAGAGGCATGATCCCTTCTCTGATTCCCTTCGGAACATGGCGAAGGAGCTACTTGAGCTGAAGTGTGATGGCACTCAAGATACCGATTTGTATGACTACGAAGCAAATAGTGAGGTATTCGATGTTAGGTGTCGAGAAATGCCTCACTCTCCTGTTGAAATTAAGGGTGGGAGTTTCAGGCAAAGCATTTCTTCTGATTCACATCAAGATGATGTTGGTTCAACAGAATTGCAGCCAGAAGAGTCTGACCTTGATGTTCCACCTACAGAGAGTCCTCAAGATTCAGTACCTGATGAAGATGTGTTTCAGCAAACCCATGTCCACTTGACAGGCATCACATCACCGAGTGCCCAGGAAAAAGAAGGATGTGCTGGTGCTGCTCTTGATGATGATTCATGCTTTGGCATGCTAGATCATGCACCGGAGCTTATTCAAGAGCAGACTGAGGATATACATGCCGAAGTTCTATCTGAAAATGCATCTAATATGAGTGAAGAGTTGAAAGAAGCCTGCATTTGCGAAGAGAATGTGAATGAGGAAGACGCCAAGGAATGCAGTGAATCCGATGAATATGCATCAGATGATGAAACAGAAGAGTATATAGGAGAGGATATGGTCCCCTCGCCGGTTTCATCCAAGCAGTCTGATGATCCTTTACAAGTAACTCCATTTACCCCCACAGACGCAGATGATGCCATAGCAAGTGAAGACGGAGGCGATGTGATAGTAAGTGAAGGCACAGACAACTACATCCCTGAAACAGAGCATATCACATTGCTGGAAACGATCACGGAAACTGAACTACCTCAAGATGTACCTGAGTCAGCAATCAGCAGTGAGGTTGCCGTGCCAGATAATGTACAGTGTTATCTACACCCAGAAACTAGTTTTGCACCGGACACTGTTCTCAGCTGCCGTGaagttgtaggccaaaatgagaaACTGCAGTTATGCAGCTCATCCTCGATGACTGCGGGTCCAGACCTGACTATTAACACAGAGCAAATACATGAATTAAATCAGGAACCACCGAATGCATGCAACACTGAATATTTTGCAGATCGAATGGCTCCTGACTCGAGACATGTGCCGCTACCGAACATTTCAAGTTTTGATTGGATGCTTAGTGGTGCAATGCGGCAGTCATTAGATGTATTTCCTGCTCAAACATCTCACGGAATTCTACAAGAAAATCGTTCTTCTGAAGATACTGAACATGCACCTCCACTTCCACCTCTTCCGCCAATGCAGTGGCGAGCGACCAAGCTTCAGACAGGATCCACATCTTTATTTGCAAAACTTGGGAAACCACCGAGGCCTCCAGTGAAGCACAAGGAAAGTGATAGTAACTCTGCAGGTGTTGAAACACATGAAGAGCCTGGAAAGCTCAAGGAAAAAAGCCTGCATAACAGCTTTACTTCGCAGAAGGAAATGGCCCAGCCAGAAGTTTCTGATGAGATTCTGACAAACCCGTTTCTTGACAGGGATTCTCAAGAAGGTCATCTCCAAGAAGGATGCCAGGAGTCTGATGTGCGCTCTTTTAATCTATTTTCTGCTCCAGAAGTCAAGAGCGTGACAGATGTTGCTTCAGTTGAAGGCGACAGTCTGAACGCTTTGCAGCTACCTGAGCTTATAGTAATTCCAGAGGAGGCTTGGTCTGAACTTGCTGTAGATATAGAACCAATAATGCAACAGGAGAAAGCGCGAACCCAAGAGCTTAGGGATGGAGTTTCTGATTGCGATGGCATGCAAACTACTGTTTTGCCAATAGAAAAGACCAATGTGGAGCATGAAAGATCTGATCAAAAGAAGAAGGAACTACCAGCTGGAGATAGCAACACAATTGCTGATTCAGAAGAAAACAAACCAAATGTGCTTTCTTGTAAGGATGATATTCAGACCCCTGACTTGTCGGCACAGCAGGAAGATGGAGAACACGGTAGTTCAGATGATAAGGCCAGGGAGTTCTCTTCAGCATTAGAAcaagaactagcaaagttaccttCTGACCCAGTGCCAGAACCACCTAAGTATCCTCTGCTTCAAGTTATTTCTCATGATAGAAGCATG CTAAGAAAGGCTCCAACTTTGGTCCAGCCTCCAAGAAAGCTTTCAGATGAGAAGAACACGATGTTGGAACAGATAAAGAACAAG TCCATCAACTTGAAGCCCGTTGTAGCAAAGAGACCGAATGTGATGGGCGGTCCGAGAACAAACTTACAAGTGGCTGCGATTCTGGAGAGGGCCAATGCGATTCGCCAG GCTGTtgctgatgacgatgacgaggataGCTGGAGCGAATAG